One genomic window of Pungitius pungitius chromosome 11, fPunPun2.1, whole genome shotgun sequence includes the following:
- the eomesb gene encoding eomesodermin homolog b isoform X1, with the protein MLGGEGESSTFTPAKEVAQDRRKSPAVDGDESAAGGRYPEHAMGADRSYYIPAKQSPDTPSHCSFIPYTPSGTVYAASGAGRYPSSLHLGSVLPPAGFAPSAAGRSHFSPAYQLGQSPGCIYPAYSSSGSALGNIAVPAAGPGMKAQVYLCNRPLWLKFHRHQTEMIITKQGRRMFPFLSFNIAGLNLTAHYNVFVEVVLADPNHWRFQGGKWVTCGKADNSGQGSETGNKVYIHPESPNTGAHWMRQEISFSKLKLTNNKGTNHNTSQMIVLQSLHKYQPRLHIVEVTEDGGEDISTEVKTQSFTFPENQFIAVTAYQNTDITQLKIDHNPFAKGFRDNYDSMYTAQENDRLTPSPTDSPRAHQIVPGARYTMQPLFQDQFVNNLPQNRFYNSERAVPQTNSLLSPQTEDGTSQRWFVTSMQQGGNGTSASNKLDLTPYEGENSSSLLPYGIKSLSMQTSHALSYYPDSPFTTMSAGWGSRAAYQRKVSPSLPWSPRPSPTTGFPEDSNKVKVQIEEEVNGGGSLVSSWADTQSSALSLDKADSYSTACKRRRLSLNGPSAEDSSSDIKCEDLASVAINSSSYGKEGPSAKGMAAYYSFYANP; encoded by the exons ATGCTGGGCGGTGAAGGGGAAAGCAGCACCTTCACTCCCGCGAAGGAAGTAGCGCAAGACCGGCGCAAGTCTCCGGCTGTGGACGGGGACGAGTCCGCTGCTGGCGGCAGGTACCCGGAGCACGCGATGGGGGCAGACCGCTCCTACTACATCCCGGCCAAGCAGAGCCCGGACACCCCGAGCCACTGCTCTTTCATCCCCTACACGCCGAGCGGGACGGTTTACGCCGCGTCCGGCGCCGGCAGGTACCCTTCTTCTCTCCACCTGGGCTCCGTGTTGCCCCCCGCGGGGTTTGCCCCCTCCGCTGCGGGACGAAGTCACTTCAGCCCGGCGTACCAGCTCGGCCAGAGCCCCGGGTGCATCTACCCGGCCTACAGCAGCTCGGGCTCGGCTCTCGGCAACATCGCTGTGCCCGCGGCGGGCCCGGGGATGAAGGCCCAGGTGTACCTCTGCAACCGGCCGCTGTGGCTCAAGTTCCACCGGCACCAGACCGAGATGATAATCACCAAGCAGGGCAG GCGGATGTTCCCGTTCCTCAGTTTTAACATAGCTGGCCTCAACCTAACGGCGCATTACAACGTCTTCGTGGAGGTGGTGCTGGCGGATCCGAACCACTGGAGGTTCCAAGGTGGCAAGTGGGTCACCTGCGGCAAGGCGGACAACAGCGGCCAAGGTAGTGAAACAG GAAACAAAGTCTACATCCACCCAGAGTCTCCAAACACGGGAGCCCACTGGATGAGACAAGAGATTTCTTTTAGCAAACTGAAACTCACGAACAACAAAGGGACCAATCACAACACTTCACAG ATGATTGTCCTGCAATCGCTGCACAAGTATCAGCCCAGGCTGCACATCGTGGAGGTGAcggaggatgggggggaggaCATCAGCACTGAGGTCAAGACTCAGAGCTTCACCTTTCCGGAGAACCAGTTCATAGCTGTGACGGCATACCAGAACACTGAT ATTACACAACTGAAAATTGACCACAACCCGTTTGCCAAAGGATTCAGAGATAATTATGACTC CATGTACACAGCTCAGGAAAATGACCGCCTGACACCATCTCCGACCGACTCGCCCCGTGCCCACCAGATTGTCCCTGGGGCCCGCTACACCATGCAGCCCCTCTTCCAGGACCAATTTGTTAACAACCTCCCCCAGAATCGCTTCTATAACAGCGAGAGAGCCGTGCCGCAGACCAACAGCCTCCTCTCGCCTCAGACGGAAGACGGAACGTCTCAGAGGTGGTTTGTCACCTCCATGCAGCAAGGGGGAAACGGCACTAGCGCCAGCAACAAACTAGACCTGACCCCCTACGAGGGAGAAAACTCAAGCTCCCTGCTTCCTTATGGAATCAAATCCCTGTCCATGCAAACATCCCACGCTCTCAGCTACTACCCGGACTCGCCTTTCACCACCATGTCTGCGGGGTGGGGGTCCAGGGCAGCTTACCAGAGAAAGGTCTCTCCCAGCCTGCCTTGGTCCCCCAGGCCCAGTCCCACCACTGGTTTCCCAGAAGACTCAAACAAAGTGAAAGTGCAGATTGAAGAGGAGGTGAACGGCGGCGGAAGTCTGGTCTCCTCCTGGGCAGACACGCAGTCGTCGGCTCTGTCCTTAGACAAGGCTGATTCTTATTCCACAGCCTGTAAGCGAAGGCGTCTGTCACTCAATGGTCCCAGCGCAGAGGACTCATCCTCTGACATTAAGTGCGAGGACTTGGCCTCTGTTGCCATCAACAGTAGCTCCTATGGCAAAGAAGGCCCCTCAGCCAAAGGCATGGCAGCTTACTATTCCTTTTACGCAAACCCGTGA
- the eomesb gene encoding eomesodermin homolog b isoform X2, with protein sequence MLGGEGESSTFTPAKEVAQDRRKSPAVDGDESAAGGRYPEHAMGADRSYYIPAKQSPDTPSHCSFIPYTPSGTVYAASGAGRYPSSLHLGSVLPPAGFAPSAAGRSHFSPAYQLGQSPGCIYPAYSSSGSALGNIAVPAAGPGMKAQVYLCNRPLWLKFHRHQTEMIITKQGRRMFPFLSFNIAGLNLTAHYNVFVEVVLADPNHWRFQGGKWVTCGKADNSGQGNKVYIHPESPNTGAHWMRQEISFSKLKLTNNKGTNHNTSQMIVLQSLHKYQPRLHIVEVTEDGGEDISTEVKTQSFTFPENQFIAVTAYQNTDITQLKIDHNPFAKGFRDNYDSMYTAQENDRLTPSPTDSPRAHQIVPGARYTMQPLFQDQFVNNLPQNRFYNSERAVPQTNSLLSPQTEDGTSQRWFVTSMQQGGNGTSASNKLDLTPYEGENSSSLLPYGIKSLSMQTSHALSYYPDSPFTTMSAGWGSRAAYQRKVSPSLPWSPRPSPTTGFPEDSNKVKVQIEEEVNGGGSLVSSWADTQSSALSLDKADSYSTACKRRRLSLNGPSAEDSSSDIKCEDLASVAINSSSYGKEGPSAKGMAAYYSFYANP encoded by the exons ATGCTGGGCGGTGAAGGGGAAAGCAGCACCTTCACTCCCGCGAAGGAAGTAGCGCAAGACCGGCGCAAGTCTCCGGCTGTGGACGGGGACGAGTCCGCTGCTGGCGGCAGGTACCCGGAGCACGCGATGGGGGCAGACCGCTCCTACTACATCCCGGCCAAGCAGAGCCCGGACACCCCGAGCCACTGCTCTTTCATCCCCTACACGCCGAGCGGGACGGTTTACGCCGCGTCCGGCGCCGGCAGGTACCCTTCTTCTCTCCACCTGGGCTCCGTGTTGCCCCCCGCGGGGTTTGCCCCCTCCGCTGCGGGACGAAGTCACTTCAGCCCGGCGTACCAGCTCGGCCAGAGCCCCGGGTGCATCTACCCGGCCTACAGCAGCTCGGGCTCGGCTCTCGGCAACATCGCTGTGCCCGCGGCGGGCCCGGGGATGAAGGCCCAGGTGTACCTCTGCAACCGGCCGCTGTGGCTCAAGTTCCACCGGCACCAGACCGAGATGATAATCACCAAGCAGGGCAG GCGGATGTTCCCGTTCCTCAGTTTTAACATAGCTGGCCTCAACCTAACGGCGCATTACAACGTCTTCGTGGAGGTGGTGCTGGCGGATCCGAACCACTGGAGGTTCCAAGGTGGCAAGTGGGTCACCTGCGGCAAGGCGGACAACAGCGGCCAAG GAAACAAAGTCTACATCCACCCAGAGTCTCCAAACACGGGAGCCCACTGGATGAGACAAGAGATTTCTTTTAGCAAACTGAAACTCACGAACAACAAAGGGACCAATCACAACACTTCACAG ATGATTGTCCTGCAATCGCTGCACAAGTATCAGCCCAGGCTGCACATCGTGGAGGTGAcggaggatgggggggaggaCATCAGCACTGAGGTCAAGACTCAGAGCTTCACCTTTCCGGAGAACCAGTTCATAGCTGTGACGGCATACCAGAACACTGAT ATTACACAACTGAAAATTGACCACAACCCGTTTGCCAAAGGATTCAGAGATAATTATGACTC CATGTACACAGCTCAGGAAAATGACCGCCTGACACCATCTCCGACCGACTCGCCCCGTGCCCACCAGATTGTCCCTGGGGCCCGCTACACCATGCAGCCCCTCTTCCAGGACCAATTTGTTAACAACCTCCCCCAGAATCGCTTCTATAACAGCGAGAGAGCCGTGCCGCAGACCAACAGCCTCCTCTCGCCTCAGACGGAAGACGGAACGTCTCAGAGGTGGTTTGTCACCTCCATGCAGCAAGGGGGAAACGGCACTAGCGCCAGCAACAAACTAGACCTGACCCCCTACGAGGGAGAAAACTCAAGCTCCCTGCTTCCTTATGGAATCAAATCCCTGTCCATGCAAACATCCCACGCTCTCAGCTACTACCCGGACTCGCCTTTCACCACCATGTCTGCGGGGTGGGGGTCCAGGGCAGCTTACCAGAGAAAGGTCTCTCCCAGCCTGCCTTGGTCCCCCAGGCCCAGTCCCACCACTGGTTTCCCAGAAGACTCAAACAAAGTGAAAGTGCAGATTGAAGAGGAGGTGAACGGCGGCGGAAGTCTGGTCTCCTCCTGGGCAGACACGCAGTCGTCGGCTCTGTCCTTAGACAAGGCTGATTCTTATTCCACAGCCTGTAAGCGAAGGCGTCTGTCACTCAATGGTCCCAGCGCAGAGGACTCATCCTCTGACATTAAGTGCGAGGACTTGGCCTCTGTTGCCATCAACAGTAGCTCCTATGGCAAAGAAGGCCCCTCAGCCAAAGGCATGGCAGCTTACTATTCCTTTTACGCAAACCCGTGA
- the LOC119197084 gene encoding sialic acid-binding Ig-like lectin 5, whose protein sequence is MWARAPHQFIYHPDKSKMIKDYQGRTQLLGDVRQKNCSLKIDPLKPSDGGPFFFRVEMTGHDNFSYRRQETSIEMISELIDIHFNMKEEGQTEVASCSVPQPCPTSPPVFTWSFPGEQHFQPRQLGDGQWTATSTLRFRPTSADHNKLLTCTVTYKEGQHYKAERVLRVKHAPVNVNIDHKSEVTEGEAVRLSCSCDAHPPASSYQWSDETGAKLHQGNVYVLPNVSRHTGALFCTAINEIGRGKSNPVRLNVLYMPEIKTVSSCSSEADIVKCVCIAESRPVSMIHFVLSDRVVPGVKVEHHGTVTIGTLHAEFGSSRVVYCVANNTLGNANLTLSLPFNRTMQNLYLVVASGAAGILVTVLIIVSVFKKCKGNSANAQTRHINPEKTDKDMELPHCCATSRKEKSCGDPHSADIFDNDRVYGNMETDCDDAIYANM, encoded by the exons ATGTGGGCCAGGGCGCCGCATCAGTTCATCTACCACCCAGACAAGTCGAAAATGATCAAGGATTATCAGGGTCGAAcacagctgctgggagacgtcagacAGAAGAACTGTTCACTAAAGATTGATCCCCTTAAACCAAGTGACggagggcctttttttttcagggttgAAATGACAGGCCACGACAACTTTTCCTACAGAAGACAGGAGACATCAATTGAAATGATTA GTGAACTTATTGACATCCATTTCAACATGAAGGAGGAGGGTCAAACTGAGGTTGCGTCCTGCTCCGTTCCTCAACCCTGTCCAACTTCACCACCTGTCTTCACCTGGAGTTTCCCCGGGGAGCAACATTTCCAACCACGGCAGCTTGGCGATGGCCAGTGGACAGCGACATCTACTCTGCGTTTCCGCCCTACCAGCGCGGATCACAACAAGCTGTTAACATGCACCGTGACGTACAAGGAAGGGCAGCACTACAAAGCAGAAAGGGTCCTCAGAGTCAAAC ATGCCCCAGTGAATGTGAACATTGACCACAAGTCGGAGGTAACGGAGGGAGAAGCTGTGCGCCTAAGCTGCTCCTGTGATGCTCACCCTCCTGCCAGCAGCTATCAGTGGAGCGATGAAACCGGTGCTAAACTGCATCAAGGAAATGTCTACGTGCTGCCAAACGTCTCCAGACACACAGGAGCCCTGTTCTGTACTGCCATCAATGAAATAGGGCGAGGCAAATCTAACCCTGTGCGGCTCAATGTGTTGt ATATGCCTGAGATCAAGACggtctcctcctgctcttcagAGGCAGATATAGTGAAGTGCGTGTGCATTGCGGAGTCCCGGCCCGTCAGCATGATCCATTTTGTGCTTTCTGACAGAGTCGTGCCAGGAGTGAAGGTAGAACATCACGGCACCGTCACCATCGGGACTCTGCATGCAGAGTTTGGATCTTCTCGGGTTGTTTACTGTGTGGCCAACAACACGCTTGGGAATGCAAACCTAACGCTCTCTTTGCCTTTTAACA GAACGATGCAGAACCTTTACCTTGTCGTTGCTtctggagcagccgggattttGGTGACGGTTTTAATAATTGTCAGCGTTTTTAAAAAGTG TAAGGGGAACTCTGCGAATGCACAAACACGTCACATCAACCCTGAGAAGACGGACAAAGACATGGAGCTCCCTCACTGCTGTGCTACTAGCAG AAAAGAGAAGAGTTGTGGAGATCCACATTCTGCTGACATCTTTGACAACGATCGTGTCTATGGCAACATGGAg ACTGACTGCGACGACGCAATCTACGCAAATATGTAA